From a single Stomoxys calcitrans chromosome 4, idStoCalc2.1, whole genome shotgun sequence genomic region:
- the LOC106082889 gene encoding deubiquitinase OTUD6B — protein MEEAADALIETTTKLAKVCLEDVQSKHRKERKELQAKIQELKKNAPKSDKKKRKEVLEEIAKLEANLEVRHAEELKKVEAEVNANEKPASDDTQEETTKNNHNNVSDNDENDVVHTKQPQRVSKAQKRREKKSREARRREEDIKAAAQDIYSPKAVEYRKLVAKLKSRQLALHNIPSDGDCLFNAVRHQLMQQGLGTHNVQELRTETANYIRANKDALIPYMTNPGTGDLLTDEEFEVYCEEVRNTPAWGGQIELKALTSILKVPIEVLQADGSPTIQGADEFGGSPLVITYHRHMYSLGEHYNSTVELVQEGSEDEQQDDI, from the coding sequence ATGGAGGAGGCAGCGGACGCCTTaattgaaacaacaacaaagctaGCTAAAGTCTGTTTGGAAGATGTACAATCAAAACACCGCAAGGAGCGCAAAGAACTTCAAGCCAAGATACAAGAACTGAAGAAGAATGCaccaaaatctgataagaaGAAACGTAAGGAGGTTTTGGAAGAGATTGCCAAGTTAGAAGCTAATTTGGAGGTAAGACACGCCGAAGAATTGAAAAAAGTTGAGGCCGAAGTTAATGCTAACGAAAAACCGGCTTCAGATGACACTCAGGAAgaaaccacaaaaaataatcACAACAATGTCTCCGACAATGACGAAAATGATGTGGTCCACACAAAACAGCCGCAAAGAGTTTCCAAAGCCCAAAAACGTAGAGAAAAGAAATCTCGTGAAGCCCGCAGGAGAGAGGAAGACATTAAGGCGGCTGCCCAAGATATTTATTCGCCAAAGGCTGTGGAATATCGTAAATTGGTTGCCAAATTGAAAAGCCGTCAACTGGCCTTGCACAACATACCTTCCGATGGTGATTGTCTCTTCAATGCTGTACGCCATCAACTAATGCAACAGGGTCTTGGTACACACAATGTTCAAGAGCTACGCACCGAAACTGCGAATTATATACGGGCCAATAAAGATGCTCTCATACCGTATATGACAAACCCGGGAACCGGCGATCTACTTACCGATGAAGAATTTGAAGTGTATTGTGAGGAAGTTCGCAATACTCCAGCTTGGGGTGGCCAAATAGAATTGAAGGCCTTGACTTCAATACTAAAGGTCCCCATAGAAGTGTTACAAGCTGACGGTTCACCCACCATTCAGGGAGCAGATGAATTTGGTGGATCACCTTTGGTGATAACATATCACCGTCATATGTATAGCTTAGGAGAACATTACAATTCCACTGTTGAATTGGTGCAAGAGGGATCAGAGGACGAACAACAAGatgacatttaa